The following DNA comes from Salvia splendens isolate huo1 chromosome 17, SspV2, whole genome shotgun sequence.
CATAAATGAATCCTTCGTCCTACATTCGAATTTCATATGAGAAAAAAATTGCGATTTCTGAGTCCATGCATGTTCACAacaaattcatgatttttggtttatattttaaattaatttttattttgatcaacCTACATATGTGTGTAATTTTCAAACTACAAGTATTCTACATGAATATTGGAGGAATAAATAATTTGTTGAAAAAATGATTGATAAATATAGCATACAGCATTAAAATAAAGATGAAACGGAATATGCTcattttttgtcttttttttaaaaatgtagaagaaaaagtagaaaggAGCAAATTTATTCCTTGATTGTAGTGGAGTAATAATTTTCTATAGTTCTATTTTTTTAGTGGGCCTACTGACATAACGGGCTGGGTCCGATTTGCACGTGGTCTAACTTTATCAAATTAGATGGCCCAATTTTCCCAATCCTTTTGCTTGTCACGAAttaacaactttttttttttcttatattagACTTATACTTACCAATTAACACTTTAAAAGTCGAAgttgttttataaaatttaatgagTTTGGTATGCCTTTGTTGTGGGATTCACTATTTACAATTTTCATTACCACGTGAGATGCTTATCGAAGTTTTCATATATAGATTACTAGAAATATTTTAATATCATAGGTTTTTAATAGGGactgaaaaaaattgaatgcaATCAACTTGAAATTAATGATTAAATTGaagttccaaatataatttacgtagaagaataatttaatttaagtgaTTAGATGCTAGATTCATTTCTTATACACTTTGATTTCATGAGATCGAACTATTGTTGAATGATTTATTTTAAGTTTATGTTATGTAATTTTGGAAAAACAAATTGCAATGTTTTTTTGGAACATACATctttaaaagttaaaaatacattgatgaatttttattattagctTTTAGCCCGAATAAGTCATTGGACTAACACAGAAATCCAAATGTTTAAAGTTAAAGTAAAAAATTCTCAGTATAATAAAATTTCAACTAGATTAGTCCACAACCGAAGTAAGACCGACCTGAAATTTGATAAACTGACCCGGGTGATGACCCTATAGTGAATTGTTAAATTACTAATTAATCTGGTAAATTTGGCTATTAGTCGGGTATACTCGATACCCGCCAATTAGCAACCACAGTACTGAACCTGTACTCGTATTCCTTTTTTTGCTACATTGTAGTTGAgctaatatttttaatataaaatactatatatagtctctcatctttcttctttatttccttttttactttattttttctccacttgacttatttaacataattttttaagtatataaaaaaattttatactACAAAAGGACGAATTGAGTGGTTTTTATAAATAGCGCGTATTAGTTTTTTTAGAGACAATTACTTCCTTCATCCGCTAAGTAGTaacttattttaccatttttagacGTACGGATTAtgttattttaagaaatgtttactttttttttgtttatagtaaataaatttCATATTCCACTATATTATTACTTCTTATACCCTGACATTCTAATACAACTATATACTCTCACGTcacttaaaaatagaaattctttcatttttttttgtctcctaaaaatataaactttttatttaagaaacttatttctctctaatgaggtgtgactcaTTTTTCTactaacatattttttttatctttcttttactttaccaattttgcatcaAAACTCGTGCTAATTCAAAAGTTTCCACTTTTAAGgacaaaaaaaatagtattaCAAAAATAGATGTAGAATtcactagttttttttttataaaattaaacaatttcttaaattacGTACCAGTTAAAACATGTCTCTATACTAAGATGGAAGAAGTCatttgcaattttattttaaaagagaCTAGTACTTAACCATTTTTTGTGCTACATCACAAATTAAACATGGTTGCTAAACCAAATGCAATCAAATACTCATCATATTGCTCTGACCAATTTTAACATGATACTTCATTTATCTGAATTTCATTATCAATACAtactaattttataaaaatactactccctccatcccataataagaatcctattttgccatttttaccccttccacaataagagttctATTCCAGTTTTACCATAATTAATAAGTAGGTTCTACATTCTACTAATTTAttctattcacattttattataaaactatataagtgagactcctattcaataacttattcaataatttatctttataggagtatttcttaaaacactTATCATAATAAAATAGAACTGAGATGGAGGGAATAGTATTAAGATTagaatacaatttttttaacgAGATACGAAACGGACCAATCTTTGTCGTGTCAGCGCCGCATGCATAACAACATAAGCATTTAAGTAGCagtcaccaaaaaaaaaattaaaaataaaaggaagaagATCAACTATAATCATAAATCAAGACTAATACGATGAAGTAAACGGGTAAACCACAATGAGTAAAGCATCAACAGTTTAGTCATGCCTGCAGATGAACATTAACTAAAACCGAACAACTTTTCCCACTCTGTTTTTCCACATTCATTCCCATCCCATTTCATGTCGATTTGCCGATTCAAATTTGTCCAACAAATTCGACTCACAGGAGCTTCTCGAAGCAGCTAAATTACCACTCCAAACTCCAAATTCCcaccctttctctctctacaacgCCAAGAAAGAGACAAACGTGAGCCCCCCTCTCTCCCCCATCGCCATCACATATGCTCGGAAGGAAGGAAGAAACTTCGCGAACTTGCTAGCGAAGTAAAGAATGAATTTTTATGCAGTAAAGCTTGAGGTTTTAGGGTTCTCTCAGGTTTTCTCGACACCTCAATTTAGTTGTATGCTGatttaattctttttcttttattcccCATTTGGGTTcttttgtcttcttcttcttgtgaTTATGTGTGTTTCTTGAAATCCTTGCTCCAGCTCATTTGTGGATGGATTATCAGTGCTATTACTACTTTCGTTGTTGGTTGATTTGAGGGGCCTATTTGAGTTGATTTGAGCATTTTTCTCAAGTGGGGTTATGAATCTGGATAAGGTTTGAGGCAGGGGAAATATCAAATATGGCTAGTCCTAGGAGGAAAGGGATTCGGTTTAGTAGATTGTATTCATTTTCTTGTGTAAAATCAGCTTTTGGAGATGAACACAGTCAAATTGGGCTTAAGGGTTACTCAAGAGTGGTGTATTTTAACGATCCTGATAGTCCGGAGCAGACTCTGCTTAGGTACCCGAGTAACTATGTCTCGACTACCAAGTACACCGCGTTGAATTTCATTCCAAAGTCGTTGTTTGAGCAGTTTAGGAGGGTTGCCAACATATATTTTCTTGTGGTGGCTTGTGTGTCCTATAGTCCTCTGGCTCCGTACTCTGCGTATAGCGTGCTTCTGCCTTTGCTCTTGGTGATCGGAGCCACCATTGTTAAGGAAGCCATTGAAGATTGGAGGCGTATGAAGCAGGTTTATACTCTTATTGCTTTTCTCCTTTAAGTTGCTTTTGGTTTGTTCTTTCCTAATGATATTGATTTGTTTGTATGCTACTGTTCGTTGTTCATTTTGGATGGAAGAGCTCCCCTTGTGTTAAATTTACTTGTTTCGGTTTATCTAGAATGTGTGAAGTTTTGTAGTAGAAGAGTTATGTTCAAATTGGGCAGTGTAGCCTCAATGAGgaaagaaattattaaaattgggAAGTTGATTGAATTTCCTTTTCTGATGGTGATGTAAAATGTTAGGAATTGTTTGGAGAAGGTTAGATTAGGCCAAAGCTTGTGAAGAGAGAATTAGGCCAATGTTTCAAAAATCATTTGAAGGGATGAAAACCTCGATGTTTCGCAGAAACACTCCATAGTTTGGACTACTTTTGTAATTGAGAAGCTTTGTTTTGATAGACCAGGCTATGCATCTCAGATTTTGATAACATTTAATAGAAGGGTTATTGTGATAATTTATTTTCACTAACCATAATGTGCTGAATTTTGGTGACTCCTTTAGCCATATGAATGCAACTCGTTGGACTCGGCAAAATTCGTACTTTAATGCAAACATAAAAAAGTGATGCTATTTACATTGCATTTTTGTGCATTGTATAGGAAATAGAGGTTATTTTGTTTCTTCAGTGGCTGTATTGTTCTTGCTTATTTTCTCACTTTTCAGATACACCTTGATCTGACAAACAATTTTCAGGATATAGAGGCCAATAATCGGAAAGTTAAAGTCTATGATAGAGATCATGGATTCCAAATTGCGAGATGGAAAAGATTAAGAGTCGGTGATCTTGTAAAAGTTCACAAGGACGAACAATTTCCTGCAGATTTGCTGCTTCTCTCTTCGACTTACGAAGATGGTATTTGTTATGTTGAAACTACAAATTTAGACGGGGAGACTAATCTAAAGGTGAAGCACGCTTTGGATGTTACATGCACTCTGCATGAGGATGATTCCTTCAAGCACTTTAAAGCCGTTATCAAGTGTGAGGACCCGAATGAGGATCTTTATTCCTTTCTCGGAACTCTTTTTTACAACGGTGAGCAGTATCCCGTCTCTCTGCAACAGCTTCTTCTGAGAGATTCTAAATTGCGAAACACTGAGCATGTGTATGGTGTGGTCGTTTTCACTGGTCATGATACGAAAGTTATGAAGAATACTGTGGAGCCTCCTTCGAAAAGGAGTAAGATCGAGAGAAAGATGGATAAAATTGTGTATGTCCTTTTCAGTCTGTTAGTGTTCGTATCTCTCATTGGGTCATTCTTCTTTGGAATCACGACGGAGAACGACATAGATGATGATGGGGAGATGACGAGGTGGTATCTTCGACCAGACCAGACGACCGTGTTTTTCGACCCAAATAGAGCGGCTGTGGCTGCCTTCCTACATTTCCTAACCGGGCTTATATTGTATGGGTATTTGATACCGATATCCCTATACGTATCTATCGAGATAGTCAAAGTTTTGCAAGTTATATTTATCAATCAGGATATGGATATGTATCATGAGGAAACGGATCGACCAGCTACTGCAAAGACATCGAATTTGAACGAGGAGCTCGGTCTGGTGGATACCATATTCACCGACAAGACTGGTACACTGACCTGCAACTCCATGGAGTTCGTCAAATGCTCGATAGCTGGAGTCGCATATGGCCGTGGTTTGACGGAAGTGGAGAGGGCACTTGCAAAGAGAAGAGGGGATGCACTTGATGACTCTGAAGTCACTTCATCTGCTAGCACGCAGAGTGACGATGGCATGGCACCTGGAAAATCGGTTAAAGGCTTTAACTTTCACGATGATCGGGTCATGAACGGTCAGTGGGTGAATGAGCCTCATGCTGATATGATCCAGAAGTTCTTTCGAGTTCTGGCACTCTGCCATACAGCCATCCCTGAGGTCGATGAGGATGCAAATGAAATTTTGTATGAAGCTGAGTCGCCAGATGAAGCTGCTTTCGTCATTGCTGCTAGGGAGCTTGGCTTCGAGATGTATGAAAGATCACAGTCGCACATCTCTTTGCGTGAATTGGATCACGAGAGCCACCAAAAAATCCACAGGTTCATTCTCTTCATATCTTCATGCTACATTATCGTGTTATCCTAATTTTAGTGGTGTTACTTTTACAGGCCATACGAGCTTCTACACGTATTGGAGTTTAGTAGTAGTCGGAGAAGGATGTCCGTGATTGTAAGAAATGTCGAAAACCAGTTGCTGCTTCTGTCCAAGGGGTCCGACAGGTAAATTTCTCTGATCCACTAGAAGTGTCTTGTTGTTTTGACACGAACCTTGACTTTCTTTCCTTGCCTCTGCATTCCATGCTTCTGTGCAGTGTAATGCTCGAAAGGCTTTCCCAAAAATCTCAAGATTTTGTAAATGCAACGATGGATCATGTAAAAAGATACGCTGAAGCAGGGTTACGAACTCTAGTACTTGCATACCGTGAGCTTAGCAAAGAAGAGTTCAGTTCATGGGAAAAAGAGTTTTTGGATGCCAAAGCAACCGTGGGTGCGGATAGAGATGCATTGATCGAAGCGGCTGCTGATAAGATTGAAAGGGACTTGATTCTACTTGGTGCTACAGCTGTCGAGGACAAACTGCAAATAGGGGTTGCTCTCCAACTTGCATTATCTTTCGTTTCTTGTTCACAGTGACGTGAATCCTCTTCGTCTAGATGTGTCCGTTCTTGATCTTTTTATTCGTATGCGCTCTCTAGGTTCCAGAGTGCATTGAAAAGCTTGAGAATGCAGGAATCAAGATT
Coding sequences within:
- the LOC121774709 gene encoding probable phospholipid-transporting ATPase 8, whose protein sequence is MASPRRKGIRFSRLYSFSCVKSAFGDEHSQIGLKGYSRVVYFNDPDSPEQTLLRYPSNYVSTTKYTALNFIPKSLFEQFRRVANIYFLVVACVSYSPLAPYSAYSVLLPLLLVIGATIVKEAIEDWRRMKQDIEANNRKVKVYDRDHGFQIARWKRLRVGDLVKVHKDEQFPADLLLLSSTYEDGICYVETTNLDGETNLKVKHALDVTCTLHEDDSFKHFKAVIKCEDPNEDLYSFLGTLFYNGEQYPVSLQQLLLRDSKLRNTEHVYGVVVFTGHDTKVMKNTVEPPSKRSKIERKMDKIVYVLFSLLVFVSLIGSFFFGITTENDIDDDGEMTRWYLRPDQTTVFFDPNRAAVAAFLHFLTGLILYGYLIPISLYVSIEIVKVLQVIFINQDMDMYHEETDRPATAKTSNLNEELGLVDTIFTDKTGTLTCNSMEFVKCSIAGVAYGRGLTEVERALAKRRGDALDDSEVTSSASTQSDDGMAPGKSVKGFNFHDDRVMNGQWVNEPHADMIQKFFRVLALCHTAIPEVDEDANEILYEAESPDEAAFVIAARELGFEMYERSQSHISLRELDHESHQKIHRPYELLHVLEFSSSRRRMSVIVRNVENQLLLLSKGSDSVMLERLSQKSQDFVNATMDHVKRYAEAGLRTLVLAYRELSKEEFSSWEKEFLDAKATVGADRDALIEAAADKIERDLILLGATAVEDKLQIGVPECIEKLENAGIKIWVITGDKMETAINIGYACSLLREDMEQIVITLDYPEIIELEKKGDKEAVAKASRESVANQIRQGTLLLSSYEGRSIYPALIIDGKSLSFVLSQNLEGSFLHLAVNCASVICCRSTPKQKALVTRLVKKGTGRTTLAIGDGANDVGMLQEADIGVGISGVEGMQAAMSSDFAIAQFRFLERLLLVHGHWCYRRISMMVCYFFYKNIAFGFTLFWFEAYASFSGQPAYNDWYMSCYNVFFTSLPVIALGVFDQDVSPQLCLKNPELYKEGIRNILFSWPRILGWILNGIICSVVVFFFTTSSAAQQAFRRDGHVVDYEVLGVYMYSCVVWTVNCQMALSINYFTWMQHFVIWGSIAFWYAFLLIYGAFPPLFSTTAYQVFVEACGPSPFFWLGTMLVVVLCLLPYLLYRTVQTEFFPMPHDIIQKWQRETSDGRSGKVREKDTLLCK